Proteins from one Gemmatimonadota bacterium genomic window:
- a CDS encoding NAD(P)H-dependent oxidoreductase — MHVYIVFAHPSRRSFTGDVLVGFCRGLEDGGHSYQIGDLYEMDFRTDMSLDEYNREMNVYGNRPDLPVPSDVQAEHAKIEKADGLVFIFPNWWSDCPAKLKGWFDRVWICGYTYVYENEEYAIPGLEIDRALVLCTAGHTCEHLEGTGILESMRCIYLNDRLRPEIGVAQTDMVVLGGMVEGGESIRQENLAKAYQLGKEFC; from the coding sequence ATGCATGTTTATATCGTATTCGCTCATCCGAGTAGGCGATCTTTTACGGGTGATGTGCTGGTAGGGTTCTGTCGTGGGTTGGAGGATGGGGGCCACTCATATCAAATAGGTGATTTGTACGAAATGGATTTCAGGACTGATATGAGTCTGGACGAATACAACCGGGAGATGAATGTGTATGGCAATCGTCCGGATTTGCCCGTTCCATCTGATGTGCAAGCCGAACACGCAAAGATTGAGAAGGCTGATGGACTGGTGTTCATTTTTCCAAATTGGTGGAGTGATTGTCCGGCAAAATTGAAGGGGTGGTTTGATCGAGTGTGGATCTGTGGATATACGTATGTGTATGAGAACGAGGAATATGCGATACCTGGACTCGAGATTGATAGGGCGTTGGTCTTGTGTACTGCGGGTCATACCTGCGAACATCTTGAAGGAACCGGCATTTTAGAGAGTATGCGGTGTATTTATCTCAATGATCGCCTTCGTCCTGAAATAGGTGTGGCACAGACAGATATGGTTGTGTTGGGAGGTATGGTAGAAGGTGGAGAGAGTATAAGGCAGGAGAATCTCGCAAAGGCTTATCAGTTAGGAAAGGAGTTTTGCTGA